Proteins from a genomic interval of Desulfurobacterium sp. TC5-1:
- the fliN gene encoding flagellar motor switch protein FliN encodes MAEEKQNQQEVNQNQTEQNQQSELSQEEIAAQWEQALSQQEADKEQKEKSAETEDSSSKETPAEDVMADWSQALAEQQEAEKIACPELEKMELLADIPVEISVEVGNTEMTLEDILNLHPNSIVELDRHINEPVDIKVNGKLVAKGELYVVEDQYGIKITQIVTPEERLKLIDY; translated from the coding sequence ATGGCAGAGGAGAAGCAGAATCAACAGGAAGTGAACCAAAATCAGACGGAACAGAATCAACAGAGTGAGTTATCTCAAGAAGAAATTGCCGCGCAATGGGAGCAGGCTCTTTCTCAGCAGGAAGCGGATAAAGAGCAGAAAGAGAAATCTGCTGAAACTGAAGACTCTTCATCAAAGGAAACACCTGCTGAAGACGTAATGGCTGACTGGTCTCAAGCTTTAGCAGAACAACAGGAAGCTGAAAAAATAGCCTGTCCGGAACTTGAAAAGATGGAACTTTTAGCAGACATACCTGTTGAAATATCCGTGGAAGTGGGCAACACAGAGATGACATTAGAAGATATTTTGAACCTTCACCCAAACAGCATCGTTGAACTTGACAGACATATAAACGAACCAGTTGACATAAAGGTTAATGGAAAGTTAGTTGCAAAAGGTGAACTTTACGTTGTGGAAGACCAATACGGAATAAAAATAACACAGATTGTAACACCCGAAGAGCGACTCAAACTGATAGATTACTAA
- the fliM gene encoding flagellar motor switch protein FliM produces MAEDFLSQEEIDALLGEDKDNKEENTEAKKIRPFDFSELEQIKKGDVPGLELIFERWIKIFSERIRGLVPRISMVSKNSIYITKFDNFMSKIPLPSSYSIVSMKPLKENFLFVLDSRLVFVIISVMFGGPAKPFKVEGRDFTRLETKIISDFVDIALETFEDIWKEFYPVKIDLKSIELNPTLARIVSPNDKVIVVECNMDIEGYEAPFFFCFPQDLFLPIKDMIFSETGFTKKDPVWDRELIRKLKHLKLNLYLELEKKKVKVKELVNWKAGDKILLSVTKGDELLLYVEDKPKFRAKMGKIKDKYAALITDTAIERNRNGRGEAESTGSEPKSDGTESTE; encoded by the coding sequence GTGGCAGAAGATTTCCTCTCCCAGGAAGAGATAGATGCTCTTTTAGGGGAAGATAAAGATAATAAGGAAGAAAATACCGAAGCCAAAAAAATAAGGCCTTTTGATTTTTCTGAACTTGAACAAATAAAGAAAGGAGATGTCCCCGGCCTTGAACTTATATTTGAAAGGTGGATTAAAATTTTCAGCGAAAGAATAAGAGGTTTAGTACCAAGAATCTCCATGGTAAGCAAGAACAGCATTTATATAACAAAATTTGACAACTTTATGTCAAAAATTCCTTTACCATCAAGCTACAGCATAGTAAGCATGAAACCATTAAAAGAAAATTTCCTCTTTGTTCTTGACTCAAGGTTAGTTTTCGTAATTATAAGTGTAATGTTCGGAGGCCCTGCAAAACCATTCAAGGTAGAAGGAAGAGATTTCACAAGACTTGAAACAAAAATCATAAGCGATTTCGTTGATATAGCTCTTGAAACATTTGAAGACATCTGGAAAGAGTTTTATCCTGTAAAAATAGACCTGAAATCAATAGAGTTAAACCCTACTCTGGCAAGAATCGTATCACCTAACGATAAAGTTATAGTTGTAGAATGCAACATGGATATAGAAGGTTACGAGGCACCTTTTTTCTTCTGTTTCCCACAGGATCTGTTCCTGCCCATAAAAGACATGATCTTTTCAGAGACAGGGTTTACCAAAAAAGATCCTGTGTGGGATAGAGAACTTATAAGAAAGTTAAAACACCTTAAGCTCAACCTTTACCTTGAACTTGAAAAGAAAAAAGTAAAAGTCAAAGAACTTGTTAACTGGAAAGCTGGTGATAAGATTCTTCTTTCTGTAACAAAAGGTGATGAACTTTTACTTTACGTGGAGGATAAACCAAAATTTAGGGCAAAAATGGGTAAAATAAAGGATAAATACGCAGCACTTATAACAGACACAGCTATTGAGAGGAACAGAAATGGCAGAGGAGAAGCAGAATCAACAGGAAGTGAACCAAAATCAGACGGAACAGAATCAACAGAGTGA
- the fliG gene encoding flagellar motor switch protein FliG: MAENTEKKEIKSTGRITGAQKAAILILSLPEDEAANVLKKMKEHEIEKLVKSMFSLGPVNKELVKLVLEEAYGKLTQLAPLKVAPDNLRKLLEKALPPEKYRELLESTMFSENKKMVFKELEKLDPKFIAKLIEKEHPQIIAIVLSQIKPQKAAEIIQYLPKRLGVTNVRDEVIKRLATLEKISTNTLKLVTEALEEELITVGAGKEQTLSGVDIAAEIVNALPKELANEILEDIRKENESLADSIEERMFKFEDILKLDNRAIIEILKAVEKNDLILALKGAPEEIVNKFLSNMSKRAAQMLMEDMEALGPVRKSDVEKARKKIIMVIKQLAAEGKIDIGGSEELV, encoded by the coding sequence ATGGCAGAAAACACAGAAAAGAAAGAAATAAAGTCAACAGGGAGGATTACAGGCGCGCAGAAAGCGGCCATTCTCATACTTTCTCTGCCAGAAGATGAAGCGGCAAACGTTCTAAAAAAGATGAAAGAACATGAAATAGAGAAGTTAGTAAAATCCATGTTCTCCCTTGGACCTGTAAACAAGGAACTCGTAAAACTTGTTCTTGAAGAAGCTTACGGTAAACTTACGCAGCTTGCTCCTCTAAAAGTTGCTCCTGATAACCTAAGGAAGCTGCTTGAAAAGGCGTTACCGCCTGAAAAGTACAGAGAACTACTTGAAAGCACAATGTTCTCTGAAAACAAAAAGATGGTGTTTAAAGAACTTGAAAAACTTGACCCGAAATTCATTGCAAAACTGATAGAGAAAGAACACCCTCAGATAATTGCCATTGTCCTGTCCCAGATAAAACCGCAAAAAGCAGCTGAAATTATCCAGTACCTTCCTAAACGCCTGGGTGTTACAAACGTTAGAGATGAAGTAATAAAAAGACTGGCAACACTTGAGAAGATATCAACAAACACGTTAAAGCTTGTCACTGAAGCTTTAGAAGAAGAACTTATAACAGTGGGCGCTGGAAAAGAACAGACATTAAGCGGTGTTGATATAGCGGCAGAAATTGTTAACGCACTTCCAAAAGAACTTGCCAACGAAATTCTTGAAGATATAAGGAAGGAAAACGAAAGTCTGGCAGATTCCATTGAAGAAAGAATGTTCAAATTTGAAGACATTCTTAAACTTGATAACCGTGCAATTATTGAAATCCTCAAAGCAGTTGAGAAAAACGATCTTATCCTTGCACTTAAAGGCGCACCTGAAGAAATTGTCAACAAGTTCCTGTCTAACATGTCCAAACGTGCCGCCCAGATGCTTATGGAAGACATGGAAGCACTTGGACCTGTTAGAAAATCTGACGTTGAAAAAGCAAGGAAGAAGATTATTATGGTCATAAAACAGCTTGCAGCTGAAGGTAAAATAGACATCGGCGGTTCTGAAGAACTGGTGTAA
- a CDS encoding IGHMBP2 family helicase: MPILINGVTDEKRLYRELKKIGLRKHDIKSVFIANLSALVYLKDESLTKAYEDFVPDEETEREIKTVHNYVEHFKYLIDIERLAEMEFQEEEIKRLSGRERELLGRAILDLKGVRAGMKFHLHLVRFYREKSIDTEIGNGDIVLVSRGNPLKSDLLGTVIRVTEKTITVAFDNRPPQWVYKKGVRLDLYVNDITFKRMEENLEEVRHAFGRKRVLRNIILGLKRPSLSEREPFIPVNEKLNDSQKMAVSAALGSPDFYLVHGPPGTGKTSTITELIVQLVKRKEKVLATADSNIAADNILLNLSKYSDLKLVRIGHPARVLEELERFSIFALFEEHEKSEVIRKGWEKVRELIEKRDNFLKPVPALRRGMSDEEIIHLGKKGKSFRGVPAKKIRSMANWLLINYEIDIRIKALKEMEAQLFREIIADADVVIATNSMVKSELLEGFEFDVAVVDEGSQQVEPSTLIPVMRAKRFYIAGDHKQLPPTVTSEDAKELEKTLFERLISEHKDLSTMLTVQYRMNEKIMEFPSKEFYEGRLIAADSVKNHTLADFRVEILKVPESCRNILNPEEALTFVDTSKINAFEFKPEGSTSYENYEEARLAVSLVSHLVDMGVSKKDIGIITPYANQVKLIKELLTERDLKVEVNSVDGFQGREKEVIVISFVRSNESGEIGFLKDMRRLNVAITRARRKLIGIGNSETLSFHPVYRRFISYVKDRGTFVSID; the protein is encoded by the coding sequence ATGCCAATTTTGATAAACGGTGTTACGGATGAGAAGAGACTCTACCGCGAACTTAAAAAGATCGGGTTAAGGAAGCATGATATAAAGAGTGTTTTCATAGCGAATCTGTCAGCCCTGGTCTATTTGAAGGATGAATCTTTAACGAAGGCTTATGAGGATTTTGTTCCTGACGAGGAGACAGAGCGGGAGATAAAGACAGTTCACAATTATGTTGAACATTTTAAATATCTTATAGATATAGAAAGACTTGCGGAGATGGAATTCCAGGAAGAAGAGATAAAGAGGTTATCTGGTAGAGAGAGAGAACTTTTGGGAAGGGCAATTTTAGACCTTAAAGGTGTTCGTGCCGGTATGAAGTTTCATCTTCATCTTGTCAGGTTTTACAGGGAGAAGTCTATAGATACGGAGATTGGAAACGGTGATATAGTCCTTGTCAGTCGTGGAAATCCGCTTAAAAGTGATCTTCTTGGAACAGTTATTAGAGTAACTGAAAAAACGATTACAGTCGCATTTGATAATAGGCCACCCCAGTGGGTTTATAAAAAAGGTGTCAGGCTTGACCTTTACGTTAACGATATCACATTTAAGAGGATGGAGGAGAATTTAGAAGAAGTTCGTCACGCTTTTGGGAGGAAGAGGGTATTAAGGAATATTATTTTGGGTTTAAAAAGACCTTCTCTGTCCGAAAGAGAGCCTTTTATTCCTGTTAATGAAAAGCTTAATGATTCTCAGAAGATGGCCGTTAGTGCTGCTCTTGGTTCACCGGACTTTTATCTTGTCCATGGCCCGCCGGGGACAGGGAAGACCAGTACAATAACAGAATTGATTGTTCAATTAGTGAAGAGAAAGGAAAAGGTGCTTGCCACAGCAGATTCAAACATCGCTGCAGATAATATTTTGTTGAACCTATCTAAATATTCGGATTTAAAACTTGTAAGAATTGGTCATCCTGCAAGGGTTCTTGAAGAGCTTGAGCGGTTTTCCATCTTTGCACTTTTTGAAGAACATGAGAAAAGTGAAGTCATAAGAAAAGGCTGGGAAAAAGTAAGAGAACTGATAGAAAAGAGGGATAACTTTTTAAAGCCTGTTCCTGCCTTAAGAAGGGGGATGAGTGATGAAGAGATTATCCATTTAGGAAAGAAAGGGAAGTCATTTAGAGGTGTGCCGGCAAAGAAAATCCGTTCTATGGCGAACTGGCTTTTGATAAATTACGAGATAGACATCAGAATAAAAGCCTTGAAAGAGATGGAAGCACAACTTTTTAGAGAGATTATTGCTGACGCGGATGTTGTTATTGCGACAAATTCAATGGTTAAGTCTGAACTGCTTGAAGGTTTTGAGTTTGATGTTGCTGTTGTAGATGAAGGAAGCCAACAAGTTGAACCTTCTACGCTTATTCCTGTTATGAGGGCTAAAAGGTTCTACATTGCTGGTGATCATAAACAGTTACCACCAACTGTTACCAGTGAGGATGCAAAAGAGCTGGAAAAGACGCTTTTTGAAAGACTCATATCGGAGCATAAGGACCTTTCCACTATGCTTACTGTTCAATACAGGATGAATGAAAAGATAATGGAATTTCCGTCAAAAGAGTTTTACGAAGGAAGACTTATTGCGGCTGATTCGGTTAAAAACCATACACTTGCTGATTTTAGAGTTGAGATTTTAAAAGTACCTGAATCTTGCAGAAATATTCTGAATCCTGAAGAAGCTTTAACCTTTGTTGACACGTCTAAGATAAACGCGTTTGAATTTAAGCCGGAAGGGAGCACTTCTTATGAAAATTACGAAGAGGCAAGGCTTGCGGTTAGTCTTGTTTCTCATCTTGTTGATATGGGCGTGTCCAAGAAAGATATAGGAATAATTACACCTTACGCAAATCAGGTTAAACTGATAAAAGAGCTTCTAACGGAGAGAGATTTAAAAGTAGAAGTTAATTCTGTTGACGGTTTTCAGGGAAGGGAAAAGGAGGTAATAGTTATTTCTTTCGTTCGTTCCAATGAGAGTGGAGAGATAGGCTTTTTAAAGGATATGAGAAGACTAAACGTTGCCATTACAAGGGCCCGCAGAAAACTTATAGGGATAGGAAACAGTGAGACACTCTCTTTCCATCCTGTTTACAGGCGGTTTATATCTTACGTGAAAGATAGGGGCACTTTTGTTTCTATTGATTGA
- a CDS encoding iron-containing alcohol dehydrogenase, whose amino-acid sequence MKTLKHHMPTKVIFGRKTFLKLKDECESAGLDTSKVAVICGKSALRNGYADFVKKQFENVETFDDVMPDPSVELAKELTEKVKDFNPSLIVAIGGGSAIDLAKVISGLLNNEGDVEEFIGVPECFKKPAVPLVAVPTTSGSGSEVTPYAVLTNKKEWKKAPLISSYLFPVIAIDDPELTVTMPPHVTANTGIDALTHCIEALVSKRATPISKLYSLEGIKLITKYLPRAFGNPRDIEAREKVMLGSMLGGMAITDAGAGLVHTLAHILGVMYDIPHGLANAMFLSPVLEFYGLSAKDELLSIGRAMGIESSNVYEIVKKIEDFLRFLGKPETLRPLGVSEDDISSFVSLAMAKKILMANLPRIPSEKDIRIILEKLLKSS is encoded by the coding sequence ATGAAAACACTTAAACATCACATGCCAACAAAAGTAATATTTGGAAGAAAAACGTTTCTAAAGCTGAAGGACGAATGTGAAAGTGCCGGACTTGATACTTCAAAAGTAGCCGTAATATGTGGAAAATCAGCCCTGCGCAATGGCTATGCCGACTTTGTGAAAAAGCAGTTTGAAAACGTTGAAACATTTGACGATGTAATGCCTGACCCATCGGTGGAACTTGCAAAAGAACTCACAGAAAAGGTAAAAGACTTCAATCCTTCCCTCATTGTGGCAATTGGAGGAGGAAGCGCCATTGATCTTGCAAAGGTTATTTCCGGTCTCTTAAACAATGAAGGAGATGTGGAAGAATTTATCGGAGTACCTGAGTGCTTTAAAAAGCCAGCCGTTCCCCTCGTTGCCGTACCAACAACAAGTGGTTCGGGCTCAGAAGTAACACCATACGCCGTACTGACAAACAAAAAAGAGTGGAAAAAAGCGCCTCTTATAAGCAGCTATCTTTTCCCTGTAATCGCAATTGATGATCCCGAACTTACAGTGACCATGCCGCCCCACGTAACGGCAAACACGGGTATAGACGCACTTACCCACTGTATAGAAGCTTTAGTTTCCAAAAGAGCAACCCCAATATCAAAACTCTATTCTCTTGAAGGTATTAAGCTAATAACAAAATATCTACCGCGTGCTTTTGGAAATCCAAGAGACATAGAAGCGAGAGAAAAAGTTATGCTCGGAAGCATGCTCGGTGGAATGGCGATAACGGATGCGGGGGCAGGACTTGTCCACACATTGGCACACATCCTTGGTGTCATGTATGACATACCCCACGGACTTGCAAATGCCATGTTCCTCTCACCAGTCCTTGAATTCTACGGACTTTCCGCAAAAGATGAACTTCTATCTATTGGCAGAGCTATGGGAATAGAAAGCAGTAACGTTTATGAAATCGTGAAAAAGATAGAAGATTTCCTGAGATTTTTGGGTAAACCAGAAACACTCAGACCGCTCGGTGTAAGTGAAGACGACATAAGCAGTTTCGTATCGCTTGCAATGGCCAAGAAAATCTTAATGGCAAACCTCCCCAGGATACCGTCAGAAAAGGACATCCGTATTATTCTTGAAAAATTGCTTAAAAGCAGTTGA
- the pyrF gene encoding orotidine-5'-phosphate decarboxylase, which yields MVIVALDFPDKGTAIETVDKLKGKIRTFKVGLELFLRGGFSVVKEIHNRGCGVFLDLKFHDIPNTVCGAAKVAIENEVFMYNVHTLGGFEFLKKVADFNREYAEKMGVKRPLLIGVTILTSMDKNDLKTIGVEGDVESEVLRLAEIAKKAGLDGVVCSPKEIKLIKENFGEGFITVTPGIRPEWAAKNDQKRIMTPSQAKRAGTDFIVVGRPITAAENMEEAAERILKEIETV from the coding sequence ATGGTTATTGTTGCCCTCGACTTCCCCGACAAAGGGACTGCGATTGAAACAGTTGATAAACTTAAAGGAAAAATTAGAACATTCAAAGTTGGCCTTGAACTATTTTTAAGAGGGGGATTCAGCGTTGTAAAAGAAATCCACAACAGAGGATGCGGCGTTTTCCTCGACTTAAAGTTTCACGACATTCCCAATACCGTGTGCGGTGCAGCAAAAGTAGCAATAGAAAACGAAGTTTTCATGTACAACGTTCACACCCTCGGAGGATTTGAATTTTTAAAAAAGGTGGCAGACTTTAACAGGGAATATGCCGAAAAGATGGGGGTAAAAAGACCTCTGCTGATTGGCGTTACCATTTTAACCAGCATGGATAAAAATGATCTAAAAACAATAGGGGTAGAGGGAGATGTCGAAAGCGAAGTGCTGAGACTTGCCGAAATAGCAAAGAAGGCGGGACTTGACGGTGTTGTATGTTCCCCGAAAGAGATAAAACTCATAAAAGAGAACTTCGGAGAAGGTTTTATAACAGTAACACCCGGCATCAGACCGGAATGGGCGGCAAAAAATGACCAGAAGAGAATCATGACACCTTCTCAGGCGAAACGTGCCGGAACGGATTTCATTGTCGTTGGAAGACCGATAACGGCAGCGGAAAACATGGAAGAAGCGGCAGAAAGGATACTTAAAGAGATTGAAACGGTATAA